Proteins found in one Lutimonas zeaxanthinifaciens genomic segment:
- a CDS encoding DUF1254 domain-containing protein encodes MKPRFYKFASLLLIGGLFACTMPDQKETTAETSEVEPIKKHIVTPSVVETERLGTLNYFDGYPSEETVEKVYDNLDFTRGMETFLNGIPAASMHALVEGFKSEGVNDLGEIAIFENLMDSRSIFLTPNTESVYTISHFDLKDGPIVVESPPNTLGMINDMFFRYVTDLGNAGPDKGQGGKYLVLPPDYDGDVPDGYFVVRPPTYQNIIFWRGFLQKGDPGPAVESIKANTNIYLLSQAKNPPEAVFIDWSGKRFNTVHANDFKFYEELNEVIQYEPSEAFEPQILGLFKSIGIEKGKEFNPDERMRAILEDAVKVGNATARSISFSPRNKDIYIYPDSYWTIAFLGGYQFMTNHARELDGRTLFHYIATAVTPAMEIKMVGVGSQYAATYKDDDGHYLDGSKNYKLTIPADPPVKDFWSIVIYDPQTRSMLETDNPFPSVNSELSDLEKNSDGSVDLYFGPKPPEGKEKNWIQTIENKGWFVLLRIYGPLEPWFDKTWQPGEIQLIKE; translated from the coding sequence CCAGATTCTACAAATTCGCATCCCTGCTTTTGATTGGCGGGCTCTTTGCCTGTACTATGCCTGATCAAAAAGAAACGACAGCTGAAACTTCAGAAGTTGAACCCATCAAAAAGCACATTGTTACCCCTTCTGTGGTAGAAACGGAAAGGCTTGGAACCTTAAATTATTTTGACGGATACCCCTCAGAGGAAACCGTGGAAAAAGTATATGATAACCTGGATTTTACCCGGGGTATGGAAACATTTTTAAATGGTATTCCTGCAGCTTCCATGCATGCCCTGGTGGAAGGATTTAAAAGTGAAGGGGTCAACGATCTCGGTGAAATCGCCATTTTTGAAAACCTTATGGATTCCAGATCCATATTTCTGACCCCTAATACCGAATCGGTGTATACCATCAGTCACTTTGACCTAAAAGACGGACCCATTGTTGTGGAAAGCCCGCCGAATACGCTGGGTATGATCAACGATATGTTTTTCCGATACGTGACCGATCTTGGGAATGCCGGACCCGACAAAGGCCAGGGAGGTAAATACCTGGTACTGCCGCCTGATTATGATGGAGACGTTCCTGATGGTTACTTTGTGGTACGCCCACCCACATACCAGAACATTATATTCTGGAGAGGATTCCTGCAAAAAGGAGATCCCGGGCCCGCCGTTGAAAGTATCAAGGCCAATACCAATATCTACTTATTGAGTCAGGCAAAGAATCCTCCGGAAGCTGTATTTATAGACTGGTCAGGTAAACGCTTTAATACCGTGCATGCCAATGATTTTAAGTTTTATGAAGAATTAAATGAGGTGATTCAATACGAACCCTCAGAAGCCTTTGAACCTCAGATTTTAGGCTTGTTTAAATCCATAGGCATTGAAAAGGGAAAGGAATTTAATCCGGACGAAAGAATGAGAGCTATCCTGGAGGATGCCGTAAAAGTAGGTAATGCCACGGCAAGGTCGATCTCATTTAGCCCACGTAATAAGGACATCTATATCTATCCCGACAGTTACTGGACGATTGCCTTTTTGGGTGGCTATCAGTTTATGACCAACCATGCGCGTGAACTGGACGGACGAACCCTCTTCCATTACATAGCCACAGCAGTAACTCCGGCCATGGAAATTAAAATGGTAGGGGTGGGGTCGCAATATGCAGCTACCTATAAAGATGATGACGGACATTATCTGGACGGTTCCAAAAATTACAAACTCACTATTCCGGCCGATCCACCGGTAAAGGATTTTTGGTCCATTGTAATCTATGACCCGCAAACCAGGAGCATGCTCGAAACGGATAATCCGTTTCCGAGTGTGAACAGTGAGCTCAGTGATCTCGAAAAAAACAGCGATGGTTCGGTTGATCTGTATTTTGGGCCGAAACCTCCTGAAGGTAAAGAAAAGAACTGGATACAGACCATAGAAAACAAAGGCTGGTTCGTCCTGCTAAGGATCTATGGACCGCTGGAGCCCTGGTTTGACAAAACCTGGCAACCCGGAGAGATCCAGTTGATAAAGGAGTAG
- a CDS encoding nitrilase-related carbon-nitrogen hydrolase — MSRKKYEAIACFMLGFGLFMFTRLSNLVPFISFAIVIAPIFILRFIRTQSRKRGIWLTLLGFILSMNIALWGLFQMEDPWLTYGFGAIRSTILALIWFLPFMVDHFIYPRFKDKGAWSTLTFPIVATGMFYLTSLEGPFDDGAGTLSSFSYNYGSHAFTQIRSIFGVWALVFIHSWLYATINYLWEQNFRWSKVKNAMISYTAVYVLVFVFGFVKMSLQKEVETVKIASVVLMPEDGNAVSMTKYFDEGATSPFDETLIKIEALTRKATEQGAKIVSFQEYSILVNEEDLNRLRSEFQRIAREHKVYLSITYAYYGKEEKGENIHLFIDEKGTIQLDYAKRFLLGIGPYGETAVFKKGAEIIQSLKTPYGKIGISICRDMSFPSYIRQAAQSDVDIMLSPSYDFPRSYGPWYITNTIENGFSMVRPTYNGYSYAADYNGAVITHMHFGSAKDGIMYADVPTKGIKVIYPVIGDVLGWLNLLIMIVLIGWVIFSNFNRKKVHAVA, encoded by the coding sequence ATGTCTAGAAAAAAGTATGAAGCGATCGCCTGTTTTATGCTGGGCTTTGGCCTTTTTATGTTTACCCGGTTGAGCAACCTGGTTCCTTTTATAAGTTTTGCCATCGTAATTGCTCCCATTTTTATTCTGCGTTTTATACGAACCCAGTCAAGAAAAAGAGGCATATGGCTTACGCTTTTAGGATTTATCCTGAGCATGAACATTGCCCTTTGGGGGCTGTTTCAGATGGAGGACCCCTGGCTGACTTATGGATTTGGCGCTATCAGGAGCACAATTCTGGCCCTGATCTGGTTTTTGCCATTTATGGTGGATCACTTTATTTATCCAAGATTCAAAGATAAAGGAGCCTGGTCAACGCTGACCTTCCCAATTGTGGCTACCGGGATGTTTTATCTCACCTCATTGGAAGGGCCATTTGATGATGGTGCAGGAACCTTAAGCTCCTTTAGTTACAATTATGGTTCACATGCCTTTACACAAATCAGATCTATATTCGGGGTCTGGGCCCTAGTTTTTATTCATTCCTGGCTTTACGCAACGATAAATTATCTGTGGGAGCAGAACTTTAGATGGAGCAAGGTCAAAAATGCGATGATCAGTTATACGGCTGTATATGTTTTGGTATTTGTTTTCGGCTTTGTAAAAATGAGTTTACAAAAGGAAGTGGAAACGGTAAAGATCGCTTCTGTTGTGTTGATGCCGGAAGATGGAAATGCAGTTTCCATGACCAAGTATTTTGATGAAGGAGCCACCTCGCCTTTTGACGAGACCCTAATCAAAATTGAGGCCCTTACCCGAAAAGCGACTGAACAGGGAGCTAAGATTGTCAGTTTTCAGGAGTATTCGATCCTTGTCAACGAGGAAGATCTAAACAGGCTGAGATCCGAATTTCAAAGGATTGCCAGGGAGCATAAGGTTTACCTCAGTATTACCTATGCTTATTATGGTAAAGAAGAAAAAGGAGAAAACATCCATCTTTTTATTGATGAAAAAGGAACGATCCAACTGGATTATGCCAAACGATTTTTATTAGGTATAGGCCCCTATGGAGAAACCGCTGTATTTAAAAAAGGGGCAGAAATTATTCAGTCGCTTAAGACACCTTACGGAAAGATAGGAATTTCCATTTGCCGGGACATGAGTTTCCCTTCCTATATAAGACAGGCAGCCCAAAGCGATGTGGATATCATGCTATCCCCGTCGTATGACTTCCCGAGGAGTTATGGGCCCTGGTATATTACAAATACCATAGAGAATGGATTTTCCATGGTCAGGCCCACGTATAACGGATATTCCTATGCAGCTGATTACAATGGAGCCGTTATCACACATATGCATTTTGGCAGCGCAAAAGATGGGATCATGTATGCTGATGTGCCCACAAAGGGCATTAAAGTAATTTACCCCGTCATTGGTGATGTATTAGGATGGCTCAACCTGCTGATCATGATCGTACTCATTGGCTGGGTGATTTTTAGCAATTTTAATAGAAAAAAGGTTCACGCTGTGGCGTAG
- a CDS encoding sensor histidine kinase, protein MSSIMSGSKNKTTNTYISLYWRCQLLGWGTVSLYWAYVVFSRDDYGYFYTFLNYVLDIGIGIFLTHLYRSVALKLNWKALSLGELFVRVVPSIIIMSVLYAFLVNLKWYTYWNWIGEWAFAGGEASSVSESLLYWDPVLITGLRLMSIWVLAYHLYHYYQREIKTAQQNAELSVIAKQAQLDNLAVQLNPHFLFNSLNSIKSLVIEDPKTARRAIDLLSDILRSSLYEKDAPFISIKDELGLVKDYIELEKVRFEERLNMTINMDDSLENFMIPPLSIQLLVENAIKHGIDKRINGGTIELSIQERAEKLEIQVQNPGRMSDKGSENGIGLKNLSKRLALQYNGEASLSLKNESEDQVTATIRIPIHRK, encoded by the coding sequence ATGAGCAGCATAATGAGCGGATCAAAGAATAAAACAACGAATACCTACATTTCTCTTTACTGGAGATGTCAGCTTTTGGGATGGGGAACGGTTTCTCTCTACTGGGCTTATGTTGTTTTTTCTAGAGATGATTACGGGTATTTTTACACCTTTCTCAATTATGTCCTTGACATAGGTATTGGTATTTTCCTTACGCATCTCTACAGATCTGTTGCCCTAAAATTAAACTGGAAAGCCTTAAGCCTGGGAGAACTGTTTGTAAGGGTGGTACCGTCCATCATCATCATGTCCGTGCTGTATGCATTTTTAGTAAATCTGAAATGGTATACGTACTGGAACTGGATCGGGGAATGGGCATTTGCCGGTGGAGAGGCATCTTCTGTATCCGAATCCCTGCTGTATTGGGACCCGGTTTTGATCACAGGTCTGCGACTGATGTCTATCTGGGTACTGGCCTATCATTTATACCATTACTATCAAAGAGAGATCAAAACGGCCCAGCAGAATGCGGAACTATCGGTCATCGCCAAACAGGCCCAGCTGGACAACCTGGCCGTGCAGTTAAATCCTCATTTCCTGTTCAATTCCCTGAACTCCATCAAGTCTTTGGTGATCGAGGATCCAAAAACGGCAAGAAGGGCCATTGATCTGTTATCGGATATTCTGCGCAGTTCGCTTTATGAAAAAGACGCCCCGTTTATCAGTATCAAAGATGAATTAGGACTGGTAAAAGACTATATAGAACTTGAAAAGGTGCGTTTTGAGGAGCGCCTGAATATGACCATAAACATGGATGATTCTTTGGAGAACTTTATGATCCCACCACTGAGCATCCAGCTTTTGGTTGAGAATGCGATCAAACACGGTATCGATAAACGCATCAACGGAGGAACCATTGAATTATCGATTCAAGAAAGAGCAGAAAAGCTTGAGATTCAGGTTCAGAACCCGGGAAGGATGTCAGACAAAGGTTCAGAAAATGGCATCGGGCTAAAGAACCTGTCCAAAAGATTGGCGCTGCAATATAATGGAGAGGCCAGCCTTAGCCTGAAGAATGAATCCGAGGACCAGGTAACGGCTACTATACGAATTCCAATACACAGAAAATGA
- a CDS encoding LytR/AlgR family response regulator transcription factor — MKTYKTIIIDDERLAREEVKRALSNYPEFEVLGEAANADEAIVLIEKLQPDLLFLDIHMPEKSGFDLLEELTMVPEVVFTTAYDQYAVQAFEVNALDYLVKPLREERFAMTIEKIKAGFSKPEVKKDPLPMHYKIFIKDGEQCHFIPLSDVRLIQSMDNYARLFFNEEKAMIKRSLNLLQEKLDPNVFFRINRSQIINTHYIKEIHPYFNNKLQITLTSGEKLEVSSRQSAKFKNWNSL, encoded by the coding sequence ATGAAAACTTATAAAACGATAATAATAGATGACGAGCGCCTGGCACGTGAAGAAGTAAAAAGGGCCCTTTCAAATTATCCGGAATTTGAGGTGCTGGGAGAGGCGGCCAACGCGGACGAGGCCATTGTTTTGATTGAAAAGCTGCAACCGGACCTACTGTTTTTAGATATCCATATGCCCGAAAAATCAGGTTTTGATTTGCTGGAAGAATTGACCATGGTACCTGAAGTAGTTTTTACAACCGCCTATGATCAATACGCCGTTCAGGCCTTTGAGGTCAATGCGCTGGATTATCTGGTCAAGCCCTTAAGGGAGGAGCGCTTTGCAATGACCATTGAAAAGATCAAAGCCGGGTTTTCAAAACCCGAGGTAAAGAAAGATCCTTTGCCCATGCACTACAAGATCTTTATCAAAGACGGAGAGCAGTGCCATTTTATTCCTTTATCAGATGTCAGGCTGATTCAGTCCATGGACAATTATGCACGACTGTTCTTTAATGAGGAAAAGGCCATGATCAAGCGTTCACTGAACCTGTTGCAGGAAAAGCTGGACCCAAATGTATTTTTTAGGATCAATAGGAGCCAGATCATCAACACGCATTATATCAAAGAAATTCATCCCTATTTTAACAATAAGCTGCAAATTACCCTGACAAGTGGCGAAAAACTTGAAGTTTCGAGCCGTCAGTCTGCCAAGTTTAAAAACTGGAACAGTTTATAA
- a CDS encoding CocE/NonD family hydrolase: MKKLFELLFVALINLTVTGQELNIDKPALSDTAAVALEMQDLAKEFLKRSQAQDLDIEPYHQYQFEILAGQYEASIKTIQLLRVDANLNYGHPQYMPFELFSRAKIEESVSGKGFNASYGQVFQNYLEACNDELAHSAHIVFTTYDDVAQFTRSFESNYNELAGKPMDLEQARTLLTSYFLYHVYSLTEPMAKEALKQQENKRYVIKEELIISPRDGAELSVITARKRGATPMPAVLDFTIYANEGNTNHALLAASKGYAGVVATSRGKRLSKDPIEPYKHEYKDVYAVIDWISQQPWNNGKVGMYGGSYNGFTQWASMKEKVHPALKTIIPSVSVAPGIDAPMENNVFYNFPYKWIPYVTNNKFLDKAANFDFERWNRLQNTWFESGRAFRDMDQIDGTPSPVFQEWISHPSYDGYWQGMIPYKEEFAHIDIPVLTTTGYYDDGQRGAMYYYLEHLKYNPDAEHYLLIGPYDHLGAQLSSTANLRGYQIDEVAHLNIRRDLAYQWFDHILKGKAKPELLKDKVNFQVMGTNTWMHKPSLAAMNNDPQTFYLSTEKSEGHYNLVKEKPDSNDGFQLQVDFADRKNSNNTQYFPWPIIRDSLDLSDGLVFMTAALEEEMILNGSFSGELQVEINKKDFDLSVNLYELTPEGKYFHLSWYIGRASYAKGREKRVLLNPNEPRTIRFDNTRIISKKIPAGSKIVIVVNGNKNPHGQINYGTGGDVSLESIKDATAPLRIKVYASSTIELPVYTAPK, from the coding sequence ATGAAAAAACTGTTTGAATTGCTTTTTGTGGCCCTGATCAACCTGACGGTGACAGGACAGGAACTGAACATTGATAAACCGGCCTTGTCTGACACTGCTGCCGTGGCCCTGGAAATGCAAGATCTGGCAAAGGAATTTCTAAAGCGAAGCCAGGCACAAGATCTCGATATTGAGCCCTACCACCAGTATCAGTTTGAAATACTGGCCGGACAGTACGAGGCTTCGATCAAAACGATTCAATTGCTGAGAGTGGATGCCAACCTGAATTATGGCCATCCGCAGTATATGCCCTTTGAACTGTTTTCAAGAGCCAAAATTGAGGAATCAGTATCGGGCAAAGGCTTTAATGCGTCTTATGGACAGGTTTTTCAAAATTACCTGGAGGCCTGTAATGATGAACTGGCACATTCGGCCCATATTGTTTTTACCACCTATGATGACGTGGCCCAGTTTACCCGGAGTTTTGAGTCAAATTATAATGAATTGGCGGGTAAGCCCATGGACCTTGAGCAGGCCAGGACGTTGTTAACATCCTATTTTTTATACCATGTGTATTCCCTGACTGAACCCATGGCCAAAGAAGCGTTGAAACAGCAGGAGAACAAAAGGTATGTCATCAAAGAAGAATTGATCATCTCGCCAAGAGACGGGGCAGAACTATCGGTTATTACGGCCAGAAAAAGGGGTGCCACCCCCATGCCGGCGGTGTTGGATTTTACCATTTATGCGAATGAAGGAAACACAAATCATGCCTTACTGGCTGCCTCAAAAGGCTATGCGGGGGTTGTGGCCACGTCAAGGGGAAAGCGCCTGAGTAAGGACCCTATAGAACCTTATAAGCACGAATATAAAGACGTTTACGCGGTGATCGACTGGATCAGCCAGCAGCCATGGAACAATGGCAAAGTGGGGATGTACGGTGGTAGTTATAATGGCTTTACACAGTGGGCCTCCATGAAAGAAAAGGTACACCCTGCCTTAAAGACCATCATTCCGTCCGTATCGGTGGCCCCGGGAATTGATGCGCCCATGGAGAACAACGTATTTTATAATTTTCCCTATAAATGGATCCCCTATGTGACCAATAACAAGTTCCTGGATAAGGCAGCAAATTTTGATTTTGAGCGATGGAACAGGCTTCAAAATACCTGGTTCGAATCAGGCCGGGCCTTTCGTGATATGGATCAAATAGACGGAACCCCCAGCCCGGTTTTTCAGGAATGGATCAGTCATCCTTCTTATGATGGCTACTGGCAGGGAATGATCCCCTATAAAGAGGAGTTTGCCCATATCGATATTCCTGTTTTGACCACAACAGGCTATTATGACGACGGCCAGCGAGGTGCGATGTACTATTACCTGGAACACTTAAAATACAATCCCGATGCCGAGCATTACCTGCTTATCGGGCCCTATGACCACTTGGGTGCGCAGCTCAGTTCAACCGCCAATTTGCGAGGTTATCAGATCGATGAAGTGGCACACCTGAATATAAGACGAGATCTGGCCTATCAATGGTTCGATCATATCCTGAAGGGAAAGGCAAAACCCGAACTGCTGAAAGACAAGGTCAACTTCCAGGTGATGGGAACCAATACCTGGATGCATAAACCCTCACTTGCTGCCATGAACAATGATCCGCAGACTTTCTATCTAAGTACGGAAAAATCTGAGGGGCATTACAACCTGGTCAAGGAAAAGCCAGACAGTAACGATGGCTTCCAACTGCAGGTGGATTTTGCCGACAGGAAAAATAGCAACAATACCCAGTATTTTCCCTGGCCCATTATCCGGGACAGTCTGGATCTAAGCGATGGCCTTGTTTTTATGACAGCAGCCTTAGAAGAAGAAATGATCCTCAATGGTTCTTTTTCGGGGGAGCTGCAGGTTGAGATCAATAAAAAAGATTTTGACTTGAGTGTTAATCTCTATGAACTGACCCCTGAAGGCAAATACTTTCATCTGAGCTGGTATATCGGGCGCGCAAGTTATGCCAAAGGCAGGGAGAAGCGCGTACTGTTAAACCCCAATGAGCCTAGGACCATCAGGTTTGACAATACCCGAATCATCTCCAAGAAGATTCCAGCAGGCTCAAAAATCGTCATTGTGGTCAACGGGAACAAGAACCCACACGGACAGATCAACTATGGTACGGGCGGGGATGTAAGCCTTGAATCCATCAAAGATGCGACAGCACCACTTCGAATAAAAGTTTATGCTTCCAGTACGATTGAGTTACCGGTTTATACCGCTCCGAAATAA
- a CDS encoding PadR family transcriptional regulator, with protein MKKEIKPTLLDFAILGLIQDQPLSGYGIRKVFEETAMGNYSNSPGTIYPAIKRLEKFELVEKAAQKDTGKTAFQITKMGLSELKKWLTRPIEKKEVEKKLDELLLRFAFMENLVSKQQKIQFLHALQDLLKNYVQELQGYYSKESDQMSLHARLAFQHGIETNKTTLKWCKNTIQVVT; from the coding sequence ATGAAAAAAGAGATTAAACCTACATTACTGGATTTTGCCATTCTCGGGTTGATTCAGGACCAGCCATTATCCGGATATGGTATCAGAAAAGTATTTGAAGAAACCGCCATGGGTAATTACAGCAACAGTCCGGGAACCATTTATCCCGCGATCAAACGATTAGAGAAATTCGAACTTGTAGAAAAGGCCGCCCAAAAAGATACCGGAAAAACCGCATTTCAAATTACAAAAATGGGCCTTTCGGAACTTAAAAAATGGCTGACACGACCCATTGAAAAAAAGGAAGTTGAAAAGAAATTAGATGAGCTTTTGTTGCGCTTTGCATTTATGGAAAACCTGGTCAGTAAGCAGCAAAAAATACAGTTTCTTCATGCTTTACAGGACCTGTTAAAAAACTATGTTCAGGAGCTTCAGGGGTATTACAGCAAAGAATCCGATCAAATGTCTTTGCACGCCAGGCTCGCATTTCAGCATGGTATAGAGACCAATAAAACAACCTTAAAATGGTGTAAAAACACAATCCAAGTAGTAACCTAA
- a CDS encoding SDR family oxidoreductase, with amino-acid sequence MKEVLITGVSGYVGQHCAVELLNQGYAVRGSVRSLSKTDKITDDIAKVIDPKGKLGYCELNLLEDEGWEEAMQGCDYVLHVASPFVTSQPKDENDLIRPAVEGTQRALKAAKSAGIKRMVLTSSMVAMIGGSKGVVDINPNSWTNVNAKGVSAYLKSKTLAEKSAWDFIKNQTGENLLELVTVHPGPVYGPTLSGNLTGESMNTYKELITGGMPRLPQAAINMSDVRDVAKIHVAALENEAANGQRFIVSTEKAYSFQEMAQILKSNGYEKVSTKVAPNFLLRFLANFNADLKGMLPYIGNTFNGDISATMDTFDWKPLPIEKTVLDTAKSVQEALQG; translated from the coding sequence ATGAAAGAAGTACTGATCACCGGGGTTTCGGGTTATGTGGGCCAGCATTGTGCCGTGGAACTATTAAACCAGGGCTATGCCGTTAGGGGTTCTGTAAGAAGTTTATCCAAAACCGATAAGATCACGGATGACATTGCCAAGGTCATTGATCCGAAAGGAAAGCTGGGCTATTGTGAATTAAACCTTTTGGAAGATGAGGGCTGGGAAGAAGCCATGCAGGGTTGTGATTATGTACTGCATGTGGCTTCTCCTTTTGTGACCAGCCAGCCTAAGGATGAGAATGACCTGATACGGCCTGCGGTGGAAGGAACCCAGCGCGCCTTAAAAGCGGCCAAAAGCGCGGGGATCAAACGTATGGTGCTTACTTCTTCCATGGTGGCCATGATCGGGGGTTCAAAGGGTGTGGTCGATATCAACCCGAATAGCTGGACCAACGTCAATGCCAAGGGGGTATCGGCTTATTTAAAAAGTAAGACCCTGGCTGAGAAAAGTGCCTGGGACTTTATCAAAAACCAAACCGGGGAAAATCTTTTGGAACTCGTTACCGTACATCCGGGACCGGTATATGGCCCTACCCTTTCAGGAAACCTGACCGGGGAATCCATGAATACCTATAAGGAACTGATCACCGGGGGAATGCCCCGATTACCGCAGGCGGCCATCAATATGTCCGACGTCAGGGACGTGGCCAAGATCCATGTGGCAGCGCTTGAAAATGAAGCAGCCAACGGGCAGCGTTTTATTGTTAGTACCGAAAAGGCTTATTCTTTCCAGGAAATGGCCCAGATCCTGAAATCGAACGGTTATGAAAAGGTAAGTACCAAAGTGGCCCCTAATTTCTTATTGAGGTTCCTGGCCAATTTTAATGCAGATCTTAAAGGGATGCTGCCTTATATCGGCAACACCTTTAACGGAGATATCAGCGCTACCATGGATACCTTTGACTGGAAACCCCTTCCTATTGAAAAAACCGTATTGGATACGGCTAAATCGGTGCAGGAGGCTTTACAGGGATAG
- a CDS encoding S8 family peptidase: MSEEKFHFEIPKDNIRIVKYDKQGFSPTVQRISHSEHGKKLKTLTQEFITTEFKKKDIEYTNDLFLQLETQEKVTIKSQKQKIENLGFELLSFSTKNESIGTARIEKQKFDEFGKRLDNYIWSPENTGKTYFAPIESISSIPPENKIDEAIDFESDERIEIVINLFNAITSKELLAITNSIEADLRQFSNVVNKRNFKNGVASLHCTIQAKFLPQLATDFSTIKEIKTSQTFVVPQAIPSDALPNPLTINPVKSDSLICVVDSGINKNEIMDNLIKDQLVYINPLSVDCDYNHGTFVASRCVFGDDIDNCLGTHSLNPYCNLIDLSVFGVNASGQIIGPSEFLLRSAIEDTVDKYKDVVKVYNLSLGADFPIKDSEFSDLAKLLDYLSKEYKVLFVIAAGNIRRLLGTFPTDHYSSPLSRIGCPAESLLGLTVGSIAKHTNASALSDVNFVSPFSRKGPGADNGIKPELVAHGGNLINPYADSPRLMTYGISKNGKNLSVDNGTSYSAPIIAQYAQRLFDAYPQSDPNLVKGLLCHFAESRNNHDQLNESELYYVGFGEPIIKRALTAGNHNAAYIYEGQLDQENYQYIGFHIPATLKANEEDTKLRVKITVTYDPPVNPDNDKEYSESRITATLFKNSDTGMKDITISAEDKYNLPWNPIIQFEKTFSRSYSAGFWELRLRLYTRGKVKEDYLQDYSVVIEIIDDNKNTDVYADITNEFSDVYEKIKVTIAA; the protein is encoded by the coding sequence ATGAGCGAAGAAAAATTTCATTTCGAAATTCCAAAAGATAACATACGGATTGTGAAGTATGACAAGCAAGGGTTTTCACCAACTGTTCAAAGAATAAGCCATTCTGAACACGGGAAAAAACTCAAAACCCTAACTCAAGAATTTATCACTACTGAGTTTAAGAAAAAAGATATTGAATACACAAATGATTTATTTCTTCAATTAGAAACACAAGAAAAAGTAACCATTAAAAGTCAAAAGCAAAAAATAGAAAATTTAGGCTTTGAATTATTATCATTTTCAACCAAAAACGAATCAATTGGAACTGCGAGAATAGAAAAACAAAAATTTGATGAATTTGGCAAAAGATTAGACAATTATATATGGAGTCCAGAAAACACCGGAAAAACCTATTTCGCACCTATTGAGAGTATTTCAAGTATACCGCCCGAAAATAAAATTGACGAAGCAATTGACTTTGAATCAGATGAGCGTATTGAAATTGTAATTAACCTATTCAATGCAATAACATCTAAAGAATTATTGGCAATCACTAATTCAATAGAAGCTGATTTGAGGCAATTTTCCAATGTTGTTAATAAGAGAAATTTCAAAAATGGTGTTGCTTCTTTACATTGTACAATTCAAGCAAAATTTTTACCTCAATTAGCAACAGACTTTTCTACCATTAAAGAAATAAAGACAAGTCAGACATTTGTCGTACCACAGGCTATACCTTCTGACGCTCTACCCAATCCTCTAACTATTAACCCTGTCAAATCTGATTCATTAATTTGTGTTGTTGATTCAGGAATCAACAAAAACGAAATAATGGACAATCTAATAAAAGATCAACTTGTGTACATTAACCCACTTTCCGTTGATTGTGATTACAATCACGGAACATTTGTGGCAAGCAGATGTGTTTTTGGAGACGATATTGACAATTGTTTAGGAACGCACAGCTTAAATCCTTACTGTAATCTAATCGACTTATCAGTATTTGGTGTTAATGCGAGTGGGCAAATTATTGGACCTAGTGAATTTTTATTAAGAAGTGCTATTGAGGATACTGTTGACAAATATAAAGATGTCGTTAAAGTATATAACTTGTCTTTAGGTGCTGATTTCCCAATTAAAGATTCGGAGTTTTCGGATTTAGCTAAATTATTAGATTATCTATCTAAAGAATATAAAGTTCTATTTGTCATTGCAGCTGGAAATATAAGAAGACTACTTGGAACATTTCCTACTGACCATTATAGTAGTCCTCTTTCAAGAATTGGATGTCCTGCAGAATCTCTATTAGGATTGACTGTTGGTTCAATTGCAAAACACACAAATGCTTCAGCACTATCAGATGTTAATTTTGTCTCACCTTTTTCAAGAAAAGGACCTGGTGCTGATAATGGCATTAAACCAGAACTTGTTGCGCATGGAGGAAATTTGATTAATCCATATGCAGACTCACCAAGACTTATGACATATGGCATTTCTAAAAATGGCAAAAATTTATCCGTTGACAATGGAACAAGTTATTCTGCACCAATAATAGCTCAATATGCCCAAAGACTATTTGATGCCTACCCTCAGAGTGATCCAAATTTAGTCAAAGGCCTGTTATGTCATTTTGCAGAATCAAGAAATAATCACGACCAACTTAATGAATCTGAACTATATTATGTTGGATTTGGAGAACCTATAATCAAAAGAGCGCTAACAGCAGGAAATCATAATGCTGCTTACATTTATGAAGGACAATTAGACCAAGAAAATTATCAATACATAGGTTTTCATATTCCAGCAACTCTTAAAGCTAATGAAGAAGATACAAAATTACGTGTAAAAATAACCGTGACTTACGACCCACCTGTTAACCCTGACAATGATAAAGAATACTCGGAATCTCGAATAACAGCGACTTTATTCAAGAATTCTGATACAGGGATGAAAGACATTACAATTTCGGCAGAGGATAAATATAATTTACCTTGGAATCCAATTATTCAATTCGAAAAAACTTTTAGTCGTTCATACTCTGCTGGCTTTTGGGAATTAAGACTTAGACTCTATACTCGGGGAAAAGTTAAAGAAGACTACCTGCAAGATTATTCAGTAGTAATTGAAATTATAGATGACAATAAAAACACAGATGTATATGCTGATATTACTAATGAGTTTTCTGATGTTTATGAAAAAATTAAAGTTACAATTGCAGCATAA